The following nucleotide sequence is from Pseudomonadota bacterium.
CCGCCAACGTAACGGTCCTCATGGACGTGGGACTCGAACGATTCAATCGCCTCATGGCCGATAGTCGTTTTTGCGTGTTGCCGCTCGCGCACGCACGGATGCCTTGCGGGCACTCCACTATGGTTGCTTTCATGCACTTGGGTAAAGCGCAGGTCGTCACGAACTCCAGCGGCGTGCGTGACTACGTGCGCGAAAACGACAATGGGCTGCTCGTGCCTCCGGGTGATGCCAACGCCATGGCTGAGCGCATCGAGGCCCTATGGAACGACGAGACAAGCTGCGCCAGGATGGGTGCAGCCGCCAGGCGTTTTGCTCGCGAGAAGTGCTCGGAACGATCGAGCGTGCGCCATTTCGAACGCTACCTACGGCACTACGGCGTGCTATCCCAGGATGCGATGAGTGGTTCTGAGGTGAGGGCGGCTCTCTCCTGTGAATAGCGGCAGGGTAACGACGAGGGGTCGTACGACGATCGCGTTGGAACGCAAGCGACGTGTGCCGGAGTGTGGGTGTGGGGATGGCTCAGTGGTGGGCGTTTCGGTCTCTTTGGCTCCTGCCTTAAGGCATCGCCCAGGCGGATTTCACGACACGGGGGTCCCGGGCGGCAAACCCAAGAAGGCGAAGAAGGAAGCTGGATTCCGACCGGCGGTAGGATTCTGCTAGTTCTTCGGCGCCCGAGCCACCGTGGGCGCTCAGAAATGTACGCGGAAACCTAGCTTAGCCGCTGACGGCGAGTGGTGTACCTACCTCTGTGCCTGTTCGGATGCATTCGGACTGGATACGCTCCGATCCGTCTGCCCCAGTTCCCGACCTATCCGTACGATGTCGGCGGCCCAGCTACCTGCGATCGCAACGGTTCCGGCGCCCTACCGCCGACCAATTGCCCGCTTGACGTTCCTTTTGAGCCATGGGAGGGCGCGGCGCTTGGCCCTCTCGAGTGGCATCAGTACGTGGCCCCGGAACTTCTCCCTCGGTCGTGACCGAAAGATAGTGCTGTGTTTGCTACCATCCCAATCCGCCGGTGCTTCTCGCGTGTAGTAGTAAACCGCAAAGGAAAGCCGCTGGCGACTTGGGGGACAGCGCAGCGGCTGGACGCCATGGTAGCTGATAGCACTAGTTTCGAAGATTACCGCGCGATTAAGCTTGGGCTGCACCACGACCTGGCAGCGCTCTACCCTGGC
It contains:
- a CDS encoding glycosyltransferase, whose translation is ANVTVLMDVGLERFNRLMADSRFCVLPLAHARMPCGHSTMVAFMHLGKAQVVTNSSGVRDYVRENDNGLLVPPGDANAMAERIEALWNDETSCARMGAAARRFAREKCSERSSVRHFERYLRHYGVLSQDAMSGSEVRAALSCE